Genomic segment of Drosophila simulans strain w501 chromosome 2R, Prin_Dsim_3.1, whole genome shotgun sequence:
GTATGCTGGCTATTTCGCTGAGTCCAGTCCTCCGCtcgaatatgaatatgaatatgaatatgaatatatgaGTACATGCTGTACTTGCTATGCGAAACCAGTAGCTGGCCTACCAATAATTCAACTGCTCCGTCTATGGCTGTAACTTAAGctgtgtgtgtccgtgtgtccTCTGATCTGgcttataatttaaatttgtactCGTTTTGTACTCAATTGCTCCATAATTATTACATATGTTAGTAcgtgtatttatgtatttatgtatgtatgtatgcttaTGCGTTGCGTATGCGTATGTTTATGTTCATAATTTCCAAATGAGAAATGCTTTCAAATTTAGTTACAATCGTGGGTGTTGTTCTCTTAGAAACTTAATGGCTAAATGATCGcgtcaaaatatatatgtatgttgtaTGTATGCATAGTACGTAATTTTAAAGATCTTTTTAGTAGGTAGTGAAATCGTTTCTCTGCGCTGGCCGAGAATTGCTTTTTTGTTAAAAGTATTActcaaaattgtattttgatAAGAGTTCATTCCGTTTGCTTTTGCATCGTCGATCGATTTGTTGTTATGTTTGTTATAAAACGTGGCTTAGTAAATAGTTACATATGTGGGTCTTGCAATGCTCGCTCCTTACTATATCTTTGAAAAATCTTTGAAATCATCTCTGGATGATTTTAGTCATTTAGTCAGGCTGGCGGCTCGCCGACTCGCTTTATCTTAGTATCTAAGTAATAcgaaaaaaatgtgaataCCTGATTTAAGTTTTGGATTCGTTTAGTGTTCTTTTTATTACATTAGTAGCTACGTGTATATGagcattttgtttgctttagaATTAATCGTAGGTGTATTTGGGCAACGTGTTTTTGGAATATTCggtttatttgaaaaaatacctgcttgcatttaattaagtatTTTTGGTATGTATCTTGTAAAAGTTATTTAACTATCTGTCGCTTGAATGTGTGTATTTGAGTGTAGTGGTTATGTTGTAAGTTATTGGTTTCTCCTTTTGATTCTTAGCCTTTGGCAAATTGTTCAGTATCCTCATGACTTGTAGTAATTGGTTGTGTCTAACATACTCATTATCCTATCGATATATACGTTAcgtttaaatgctttttattttgaattatgGCATTCGGTATTCGCTTAAATCTCACTAATTGTCTCCTCCCTATTTCCTTTCGCTTGTAgttaatgttttttgtttctttatctcacgtttttttgttttgttttgttttgttttattttttacacaaTTTCTAAACTGTGGCTTTTAGAAAACGGCGCTCATTTGTAATGATATAAGTATTAGTTCTTTAGTATTGGTTTAGTAAATCTcacacaaatataaaatatggcATTCTCTCAGATGTCGCTAGGCCCGATACGATGcgatatatatgatatatatatgtacatgcgaTTTTTGGGATGCTCTGCGTGCGTGCGCtttgtgtgcgagtgttttgtgttttgtgttttgaatgATTCGATCTGGATCACAAGAAATGAACGGCGCTTCAAGGTGTACGATTGGATAAAATGAGGTTACGAGTATATTATGGCGATCGTGTGGGTACCCGGGGATCTCTGCCCCGGGCGTTGGCTAAACTAAGGTGTAAAATAATTACGATATCTACTCTATATATGTAGCTCTAATAAGTGGGTTCTGCCCCCCTGCCCCCTTCTGCCTTCTCCTGGTGTATATTAcgtgtatataaatattgtatatgttttttgttgccactcCGCTCTCGTAGAGCCGTCGGCATTTTTGCATCTTTTTTAAGGTTAGTTTAGTGATTTAGATTTAAGATTTTCGATTTAAGTTTTTAGATTTTagggttttgtttgttttgcgcATTTAATGCAATCTTGCTTTATTCGTGGAAGGAGTGTTAGCTATGTATGTATCATCTCTCTCCGTCGATCCGTTGAAGTCGGGTTTGAACACAAGGACAAAGAATAGAACGTCTCAAAACAGTAAGAACATAACGTAAACTACATAAGTAACTAAGTTGGCTAATACATTTCACAATCCACGCCTGGTCTTTAGCCCACAATCCAATCCTAGTCGGCGGCTCTACGCGTCTGTGTGTATACATTTGCTATTAAAAATCGCTCAGATAATTCAGCTAATTCATGCGTTGTCCATGACTTCATTAAGTTTCATCGTATTgtttttatcttttgttttatttgtttcttttgcGAGGAACATGTCACCTAAATGTGTATTCAATACGCCCTTATATTGCTCTGGATTTTCCATACGTTTTCACTATGCCACGCCCGCTAAGTCTACTAAATGCTAATGAACACATTGAGTCAAAAATTATAACTTCTTCGTTATTTTGTTTCAGGTCTGTTTCGTTAACTTCCCCAAATCTCCCACTAATTTTAGCTAACCCctccctcctcctcctcctcctcctcctcctttcaACCTGCCGTGTATCTGTATCCTGTGGCTAAATCCTTTCACAATAATTACAAAGTAACgacaaacgaaaaacaaagccCTGTGATGCATGATCGGTATGAGTGAGTGGattgatggatggatgggtaaATGTCGATGAATGTCAGTTAAACTCGGTTTCAGCTATGCCCATGATGATTCGTGACTGGATGATCTGGATGATCGGATCTATATGATATCTGTATCGCTCTAAATGTGCGAAAGTATGTATGTTAAGCTATGTTAAGTTACTTTACGTTATCAATGTCATTGCAATTTGAGTGTGTTGCTCTTTCACTTATTTTGGCCTCACCATATATGGTTCTTTAGTTGGCTCCGAAATTGCGGTTTAGTTAATCAGTCTTTGTATAAAGTTCAACGAAAAGTCAGCGGGTTCCATCAatattttcttgctttttgttttttgtttgtttctttgttttgtttcgctttgcTTCCCTTCGCAAAGTTCGTGTTCTCAAATGCTCAGTCTCAATTATaaggaaattataaaaatacatatgtatgtcccaaaaaaaagtaattttaaaataaacgagAAACAGAACTGAACAAacgaattataaatataatacaaacatTAATACCATTCCACAGTGTTTCTGCAAATCATGTTTAGTAACTCTTGTCGAATGTAGTTTCCTCATTCCGCTAAGCAAACCCGTAAAAAAACACAATCGCCACCTGACCTGGTTCGTACCTCCTTCTATCAGCTAGCAAACTGCCTTTCAGTCTAACTAACaggtaataatattttcatctAGTAAATGGTTGAGTTCCCTCTTTGCGTTATCTTTTACTAGGTTCGGTAACTCTACTGAATGCTCACGGACCCTACGTCTATATATATCTCCTAAGTCCTACTCAACCGCCTGCCTTTcgctttagtttttgttttcgttttcgtttttgttttagttataGTTCTAGTTGGTTGGGCTTGTATATTCGCtagatatatgcatatgcgtatagatatagatatccatagatacatatgtgtaaTTCGTATTGTATTGTAAATTACCAAATCGTAACCATAACTCTTAAGCAATATCGAGGTAATCGTTGTAGCACTTAAGCTAAAAATTTTCGCTAACTTTCATGATTTcagatttttcctttttaaatcGGTTTCGGCACCTGCTCATAATCGTCCTGTTATTCGGAACTCTACGCTAACGTTTAGCTCTTGTAAATGGTCTAAAAAAGATCGGCACTCGTGGCCTTATTTAGAATACGTGCACAAACCGCTTGTAAGGGTTTGACCCTTCCTTGGAGTCTGGCGACAGTTCAATGAGGAACACAATGCGGCCGTCTGGCATTATGGCCACATCGCAAGTGCGATCTTTCTCGTCCAGCGTGGGCGGCATCAAGGGATTGATGGAGGGTCGCACCTCGATCTAAATTGGGGAATACAATTCCATGTTAGTGATGATTCAATACCCTGTTGGTTGATCCTAAACTGAAAAGTGTACTTACATCCCACATAAAGTCCAGGTTCTGATTGAAGACCAGGATGCGTTGATTCTTGGAATCGGCCACTATAATGCGGCCCTCGTCGTCACAGCACAGGCCGGAGGGTCGATTAAACTCATGGAAGCCCGAGCCCTCATGTCCCTTCACGGAAAGAATCTGCAACAAGTTCAAAAGCACATGAGCACCAACGGAACCAAGCTATTTAAAATCATACATACATCGTTGATGTCCGGATCAATCAGGTAGAGGCAGTGGTTGTCAAAGTCAGACACTATGATGTTGCCCGTGGGCGTGTAGCAAACGCCTCGTGGCGAGGCGATTCCTTTGGTTTGCCCATGGTTGTCGAACACTATCTGGCGGATGAAGCGACCCTCTGAGTCGAACTGCTGGATGCGATGATTGCGCGAGTCGGTGACCACAATTTGGCGGCGCGAGTTCACGGCCACATCCCACGGATATTGGAACTGACCGTATTCCTTGCCGTAGCTGCCGAACTTGAGCAGGAAGACGCCGCTGGCGGTGAAGATTTGCACACGGTGATTGTCTTTGTCCACTACAATAATGCGATTATCAACGTCCACACAGATTCCAGCAGGCAGGTCGAACTCTCCATTGCCCACACCTTTGCGGCCAAACTTGAACTTTAGGGAGCCATCGGGATTGAAGACCTGGACGCGATTGTTGCGGCGATCCGATACGAGCACGTGGCCCATTTTATCCACGCAGAGACCCCATGGCCGGCTCACCTGTCCATCCTCGTGGCCCTCGGTGGCGAAGGATAGCGAGAGGGCATTCGAGTTACGCACCTTGACCAGATCCATGCATCCCGGAATGGCCTGCGTGGTTCGCGGCGCACTGAAGTGTAATCCCGGCGAGCTGCGCAGTCCATTGAGTTCCCAATCAAGCGCAGCGCTGGACATGCCACTGGACATCCCACAGGCACTTCCTCCGCGCGGTTGCATGATGGGCGATGGAATCCGGAAGCTATTGTCTCGCAACAGGGGACGTCGAACACTTGAGGAGGCAACACTCAGCGGATTGTTGGGCATGTTCATGCCGAAGGCCAAGTCCATGCCGTTTGACACGCCAACGCCTCCGACTACTCCAGCAACGCCTCCCACAACTCCCACGGAGGCCGCGGCCACGGCATTTACACTGGAGACACTCGGTACAATTCCGTTGCTGCTAGAGACGATGGGCAAGTTCTTGTCGTCCACCAGGATAACGCCACCCTGGTTGCGGATGTCCTGTAGCAGGCTGTAATCTGGTGGTGCGAAGGCAAAGACTTCCTGTTTTGGCTGCAGGTCCTTATATATGCCCGCAAACTGCTCCATCTGTCGCTGGCCATTGGTCAACTTCATGGCAATTTCGATCTGGTCCATGTTGCATGCGTTGTCCGCCACCTTGCTTAGCATATCGGAGGTTTCGGAGAGTCCGGCGAGAGCAGACTTTAAGCCTGCCATCTGATCGTGCAGGATGGCCAGACGACGCTGGCGGAGCTTTTCCACAAAGTCCAAGAGGAAACGCTCGCGGTCCTCGATGGCAATGATAAACTGACGGAATGCCTTGCGTATATTATCGCTCAGCTCGCTGCAATTGCGCTCGATAAGCCGGATGAAGGCCAGCGCTTTGTCAATGCTGCTCTTAATGCAGCGCGTGCCCACCTGGCTGCTCTCAATGGCGCCGTCCAGCTTCTCCTTCGAGCCCACCATAAAGCTTTGGATGGACGCGTAGCTGTGCTCCTTGTGCTCGTGCAGTGTGCAGCACTGACACACCAATTTCCGGCAGTAGTCACATACGTAGCGCAACATCTCATTGTGAATGTCGCAGATAAAGTTGCCGCTGGGCGGAGTCTGTGCATTTACCGAGCTGCCACCCGTGGGCGAGGCTCCAATGGGCGTGGGCAAGGACACGATCGAGTGGTTGGAGGACAGCGGACTGTTGCGGTGCTCCCTCAGGCAGTCGTTGCACATGAACTCGTTGCACTCCAGGCAGCGTATTGAAGCACTCACCTCGCACCAACCGCAGCTGATGCTCGAGTTGTTTGATGACTCTGGCGACATCTTCGGATTGCTGCGGGCACCGCTGCCAATGGGTCCAATGCTGAAGTCGCCATGCGTGTCCAGGCCACCCAGGAAGTTATTGATAAAGAAGTCTGCCCGTGGTGGTGAGCTAGAATAGTTGAAGTGTGATTTAATTCAAGCTTCTCGCGTTTTTAATTGTGTAATTCTATCTTACCTCTGGCCCACGTTCGGCAGTAGTCCCACGTTGAGGTCCCAGGCGGGAAAGCTCTCCAGGATGCCCGCCAGCAGTCGCTCGGAGGAGTTGCTGGCATTGCTGCTCACACTGCCGCCTCCACTTCCGTTGGCCGTTGAGGAGTTGGCCACACCGTTGGCGCTCGGCGCAttgctgctggccatttgtTGCGGAACCGAATTGTTTGACAAAAGTTCCATCATAAGAGTGGTGAGATCACGTTTCTATAGCACAAGGCGGCAGTCAATGGAGTGGCGCTTTTCCGCTACACAAATAGTAAGATTTGCGAATTATTTTAGAGACGTTTGACGAAAACTCGAAAAACTCGTAgataatattttgtaataatttttttttctaaacTGCGTTTGGAACGCGCGGGACGTCGTCAGTTGTCGAAGGGTAGCACCTAACTAAATTGGCCAAGGAAAAGGTGCTTCATTAAGTAGTCCTAGGCaggcagttgcagctgcatctAGGCATCATCTTAGGTAGCGGGAAAATTCCCCGACCGCTTGCCTGCCTTCTTATGACCAATCCACAAGGCCGGATCCCCGACCCCTGATCCTTTAAGTAGGCCCGTCCCGAATCCGGGAAAAGCAATGCAACCC
This window contains:
- the LOC6739288 gene encoding protein wech; the protein is MMELLSNNSVPQQMASSNAPSANGVANSSTANGSGGGSVSSNASNSSERLLAGILESFPAWDLNVGLLPNVGQSSPPRADFFINNFLGGLDTHGDFSIGPIGSGARSNPKMSPESSNNSSISCGWCEVSASIRCLECNEFMCNDCLREHRNSPLSSNHSIVSLPTPIGASPTGGSSVNAQTPPSGNFICDIHNEMLRYVCDYCRKLVCQCCTLHEHKEHSYASIQSFMVGSKEKLDGAIESSQVGTRCIKSSIDKALAFIRLIERNCSELSDNIRKAFRQFIIAIEDRERFLLDFVEKLRQRRLAILHDQMAGLKSALAGLSETSDMLSKVADNACNMDQIEIAMKLTNGQRQMEQFAGIYKDLQPKQEVFAFAPPDYSLLQDIRNQGGVILVDDKNLPIVSSSNGIVPSVSSVNAVAAASVGVVGGVAGVVGGVGVSNGMDLAFGMNMPNNPLSVASSSVRRPLLRDNSFRIPSPIMQPRGGSACGMSSGMSSAALDWELNGLRSSPGLHFSAPRTTQAIPGCMDLVKVRNSNALSLSFATEGHEDGQVSRPWGLCVDKMGHVLVSDRRNNRVQVFNPDGSLKFKFGRKGVGNGEFDLPAGICVDVDNRIIVVDKDNHRVQIFTASGVFLLKFGSYGKEYGQFQYPWDVAVNSRRQIVVTDSRNHRIQQFDSEGRFIRQIVFDNHGQTKGIASPRGVCYTPTGNIIVSDFDNHCLYLIDPDINDILSVKGHEGSGFHEFNRPSGLCCDDEGRIIVADSKNQRILVFNQNLDFMWDIEVRPSINPLMPPTLDEKDRTCDVAIMPDGRIVFLIELSPDSKEGSNPYKRFVHVF